One Catharus ustulatus isolate bCatUst1 chromosome 2, bCatUst1.pri.v2, whole genome shotgun sequence genomic window carries:
- the GEMIN8 gene encoding gem-associated protein 8: MEDTEPWYSQKVYARYWRHYDLAMRWMRRHQKAYRKAMECFYHLPWHPATASPSSHYSGWDGNDLPDVRVPYHGGAQEFASGYQEREDADEDSEMEEDAEMDSEMEEDSESEGEIEYDLSNMEITEELRQFFAETERHREELRRQQQLEAEDPYVEADQDLHRRVERSVEPPTERPGERRMAEMKKLYGAEAAKIQAMEAAMQLIFDRNCDKKQPKYWPIIPLKL, from the exons ATG GAAGACACCGAGCCATGGTACTCTCAGAAAGTGTACGCGAGGTACTGGAGGCACTATGACTTAGCCATGCGCTGGATGCGCAGGCACCAGAAAGCCTACAGGAAAGCCATGGAGTGCTTTTATCACCTGCCATGGCATCCTGCTACAGCCTCTCCAAGCAGCCACTACTCGGGTTGGGATGGGAATGATCTCCCAGATGTCAGAGTTCCTTATCATGGGGGAGCTCAGGAGTTCGCAAGTGGCTACCAGGAGAGGGAGGATGCTGATGAGGACTCCGAAATGGAAGAGGATGCTGAAATGGACTCTGAAATGGAGGAAGATTCTGAGTCTGAAGGGGAGATAGAATATGACTTGAGTAACATGGAGATCACAGAGGAGCTTCGCCAGTTTTTTGCAGAGACAGAGAGGCACCGAGAAGAGCTGC ggaggcagcagcagctggaggctgaggaCCCATACGTGGAGGCTGATCAAGACCTGCACAGGAGGGTGGAGCGTTCTGTGGAGCCGCCTACAGAAAGACCTGGGGAGCGCCGCATGGCAGAAATGAAGAAACTGTATGGTGCTGAAGCTGCCAAAATCCAGGCAATGGAGGCTGCCATGCAGCTAATCTTTGATAGGAACTGTGACAAAAAGCAGCCCAAATACTGGCCCATTATTCCCCTTAAGCTGTGA